A single genomic interval of Streptomyces graminofaciens harbors:
- a CDS encoding transposase family protein, with translation MRLRSLAEVVDHLGATGKTGNIDGTKIRVRRPALGRRDRDKFISGKSKQNAVKTMVVTDEDGRVLFCSPTKPGSCADITHARQLGLVKPLLSRWTRSTCTRS, from the coding sequence GTGCGGCTGCGAAGCCTGGCCGAGGTCGTGGACCATCTCGGCGCGACCGGGAAGACCGGCAATATCGACGGCACCAAAATCCGGGTCCGCCGTCCGGCCCTCGGACGCAGAGACCGGGACAAGTTCATCTCCGGCAAGAGCAAGCAGAACGCCGTCAAGACCATGGTGGTCACAGACGAGGACGGCAGGGTGCTGTTCTGCAGCCCGACCAAGCCCGGCAGCTGCGCGGACATCACCCACGCCCGTCAGTTGGGGCTGGTCAAACCGTTACTCAGCCGGTGGACGCGAAGTACTTGCACGCGATCGTAA
- a CDS encoding TetR/AcrR family transcriptional regulator, which translates to MNNAAPAPARTRGRPRGNPPTRGSIVSAARALFLERGYRGTTLRAVAGAAGVDPALIAYHFGSKKGLFADVMQFQCANALAVDEVLGGDPATLPDRLIDAVTDLWEDADFLQLTTQSEEAAEVIREYLERELMARLVEFLGGRDATARATAVVTILGGLIYTRYLNPLPTLAALTPSETRRILTPALRAALTPRPRTAATTSAGRQGSPFSGGGAVRP; encoded by the coding sequence ATGAATAACGCCGCCCCTGCCCCCGCCCGCACCCGAGGCCGCCCCCGCGGCAACCCGCCGACCCGCGGGTCGATCGTCTCAGCGGCCCGGGCGCTGTTCCTGGAGCGCGGCTATCGGGGCACCACTCTGCGCGCGGTGGCCGGAGCCGCAGGGGTCGACCCGGCGCTGATCGCGTACCACTTCGGCTCGAAGAAGGGCCTGTTCGCGGACGTGATGCAGTTCCAGTGCGCCAATGCGCTGGCGGTGGACGAAGTCCTCGGCGGTGACCCGGCCACCCTCCCCGACCGCCTGATCGACGCGGTGACGGACCTGTGGGAGGACGCCGACTTCCTACAGCTCACCACCCAGAGCGAGGAGGCTGCCGAGGTGATCCGCGAATACCTGGAACGCGAGCTGATGGCCCGGCTTGTTGAATTTCTCGGCGGCCGGGACGCAACCGCCCGCGCCACGGCCGTGGTGACGATCCTCGGCGGCCTCATCTACACCCGCTACCTCAACCCGCTCCCGACCCTAGCCGCCCTCACCCCGTCCGAGACCCGCCGCATCCTCACCCCGGCGCTGCGCGCGGCACTGACCCCGAGGCCGCGCACCGCGGCAACCACCAGCGCGGGCCGTCAGGGCTCGCCATTCTCCGGTGGAGGCGCCGTCCGGCCTTGA
- a CDS encoding PAS domain-containing protein, with protein MPQWHIPEGDGFPEGDGFPARQLVEGTLAPVVVLDARLRHLYVNPAWVKASGVPAAAFLGRTLGEVLPDLQRPDDVLFEVLADGQPREATISGTTEVPSPLGQRLWRAVYHRVDLPEGDVCLCGIGVEISNLRRYLDDLETAHQRLALLDAAATRVGTTLDIETTCQELVDLLAPRWSTWPRWESSRRSSPVLLRLLRAFCGCAR; from the coding sequence ATGCCGCAGTGGCACATTCCGGAAGGTGATGGCTTTCCGGAAGGTGATGGCTTTCCGGCGCGTCAGCTTGTAGAGGGGACGCTGGCCCCCGTCGTCGTTCTCGACGCGCGGCTGCGCCATCTGTACGTCAACCCGGCATGGGTCAAGGCCAGTGGCGTGCCCGCCGCCGCGTTCCTGGGACGAACGCTCGGGGAAGTGCTGCCGGACCTCCAGCGCCCGGACGACGTCCTGTTCGAGGTACTCGCGGACGGGCAGCCCCGGGAGGCAACCATCTCAGGAACGACGGAAGTCCCCTCGCCGCTGGGGCAAAGGCTCTGGCGAGCGGTCTATCACCGGGTGGATCTGCCGGAAGGGGATGTGTGTCTGTGCGGGATCGGCGTGGAGATCAGTAACCTGCGCCGCTATCTGGACGACCTGGAGACCGCGCATCAGCGGCTTGCCCTGCTGGATGCCGCAGCCACGCGCGTCGGCACCACACTCGACATCGAAACCACGTGCCAGGAACTGGTCGACCTCTTGGCCCCTCGCTGGTCGACATGGCCGCGGTGGGAATCGTCGAGGAGGAGTTCACCAGTGCTCCTCCGCCTCCTCCGGGCTTTCTGCGGCTGCGCAAGGTGA
- a CDS encoding NAD(P)-dependent oxidoreductase, which yields MRIAVFGANGPTGRHLTDQALAADHEVVAVTRRPSSLPTRPGLAVAVADATDPADVDAAIEGTDAVLSALGARFSKETITTYSASATAITGAMARHGIKRLLAVSSSIADPNWRPTGAHFFNHVLDPLVNRRLGRTLHEDMRRMEAVIRQTDLDWTFVRPSGLFEHPVVTDYHTAETSADGVFTARADLAASMLRELEERRYVRTAMGVITTAVKPNIAKLIWNEGVKKK from the coding sequence ATGCGTATCGCAGTCTTCGGTGCCAATGGACCCACCGGCCGCCACCTCACCGACCAAGCCCTCGCTGCCGACCACGAGGTCGTCGCCGTGACCCGCCGCCCCAGCTCCCTCCCCACGCGGCCCGGCCTCGCTGTGGCCGTCGCCGACGCCACCGACCCGGCGGATGTCGACGCCGCGATCGAGGGGACGGACGCCGTCCTCTCCGCATTGGGCGCGCGCTTCAGCAAGGAGACCATCACCACGTACTCGGCGAGCGCCACGGCCATCACCGGGGCCATGGCCCGCCACGGCATCAAGCGGTTGCTCGCCGTAAGCTCCAGCATCGCCGACCCGAACTGGCGTCCCACGGGCGCGCACTTCTTCAATCATGTGCTCGACCCGCTGGTGAACCGACGCCTCGGCCGCACCCTCCACGAGGACATGCGCCGCATGGAGGCCGTGATCCGTCAGACGGACCTCGACTGGACCTTCGTCCGGCCCTCAGGCCTCTTCGAGCACCCCGTCGTCACGGACTACCACACCGCCGAGACCAGCGCCGACGGCGTCTTCACCGCCCGTGCCGACCTCGCCGCGAGCATGCTGCGCGAGCTGGAGGAGCGGCGGTACGTCCGTACGGCCATGGGTGTCATCACCACGGCCGTGAAGCCGAACATCGCCAAGCTGATCTGGAACGAGGGCGTGAAGAAGAAGTGA